One Candidatus Culexarchaeum yellowstonense genomic region harbors:
- a CDS encoding AsnC family transcriptional regulator, which produces MQELDEIDYRILTAIGKNPLATITEISKETGVNVKTLSKRLQELIESKVIYNVSAQISPAALGQEPVIIFINTKWKNVPIIEKVGELHPYTRFSVRCLGAFNGLMNIFMMPRNSLRYLLELFDGLRELGLIDDYTYLTSIAKWTWRETDFTYYDVKKDEWTFNWDDWGKYVESLKGPAELEAYPPSILHRLDKTDMALLRELSINARAKFKDLSEKLKIPEYQISRRMKLYLDSGVIEGFRVMIYSRASNLFDQFIFKCRCPVATTAKFAMAIKKLPFQLTFMPTQEGFTLIIFLPPLGVSYLGEILQRNVDDVKLMWADYRTSRRYWFYGETFKDGVWQADRKMLVDNILMELKVK; this is translated from the coding sequence ATGCAAGAGCTTGATGAAATAGATTACAGGATACTTACGGCTATAGGGAAAAATCCTCTAGCGACAATAACTGAGATAAGTAAGGAAACTGGGGTTAATGTAAAGACATTATCAAAAAGATTGCAAGAACTAATAGAAAGCAAGGTAATATACAATGTTTCAGCACAGATATCTCCAGCAGCATTAGGACAAGAACCAGTAATAATATTCATAAATACAAAGTGGAAAAATGTGCCAATAATTGAGAAAGTTGGAGAGCTACATCCATATACAAGGTTTAGTGTGAGGTGTCTTGGAGCGTTTAATGGTTTAATGAATATATTTATGATGCCAAGAAATAGCTTGAGATATTTATTGGAGCTTTTTGATGGGTTACGTGAATTGGGTTTAATTGACGATTATACTTATCTCACTTCGATAGCTAAATGGACTTGGAGGGAAACTGACTTCACATATTATGATGTGAAAAAGGATGAATGGACATTCAATTGGGATGATTGGGGTAAATATGTGGAATCATTGAAGGGACCAGCTGAATTAGAGGCATATCCACCATCAATACTACATAGATTGGATAAAACTGATATGGCCTTACTCAGAGAGCTCAGTATAAATGCTAGAGCTAAGTTTAAGGATTTAAGTGAGAAGCTTAAGATTCCGGAGTATCAAATTAGTAGAAGGATGAAGCTATATCTTGATAGTGGAGTCATTGAAGGGTTCCGAGTAATGATATACTCAAGAGCTTCAAACCTATTTGATCAATTCATATTTAAGTGCAGATGTCCAGTTGCCACAACAGCTAAATTTGCAATGGCAATTAAGAAGCTCCCATTCCAATTAACATTCATGCCTACACAAGAAGGATTCACACTAATAATATTCCTGCCACCACTAGGAGTCTCGTATCTTGGGGAGATATTACAGAGGAATGTGGATGATGTGAAACTTATGTGGGCAGATTATAGGACGAGCAGGAGATACTGGTTCTATGGGGAAACATTTAAAGATGGAGTTTGGCAAGCTGATAGGAAGATGCTCGTAGACAACATATTAATGGAGTTAAAGGTGAAGTGA
- a CDS encoding ThiF family adenylyltransferase, translating into MLYSALNKACIEKGIPFFHGAVHGLWGQATTIIPGETACLRCIIPAAPQQREAFPILGPVAGTIGTIQATEVIKYLVGIGKLLKNKLLIYDGLSMEFQTIELRRNPVCPVCQTLPINKQQ; encoded by the coding sequence TTGCTCTACAGTGCACTAAACAAAGCTTGCATAGAGAAGGGGATCCCATTCTTCCATGGAGCAGTCCATGGACTATGGGGGCAAGCAACAACCATAATACCTGGAGAAACCGCCTGCCTAAGATGCATAATTCCAGCAGCACCACAACAAAGAGAAGCATTCCCCATCCTAGGACCCGTAGCTGGAACAATAGGGACAATTCAAGCAACAGAAGTCATCAAGTACCTAGTTGGAATAGGTAAACTATTAAAGAATAAACTTCTAATCTACGATGGATTATCAATGGAATTCCAAACAATAGAATTAAGGAGAAACCCAGTATGCCCAGTCTGCCAAACACTTCCCATAAACAAGCAACAATAA
- a CDS encoding DUF6364 family protein, with product MAKKKLTLSIDEELLSEVKKLSTLEGSSLSEIVEEYFEGLVFDRWVRDLCDDLGLGELEPTTELEITKNRPKGLDAAKVVRELREGRVGGISNVQE from the coding sequence ATGGCGAAGAAGAAGCTCACTTTAAGTATTGATGAAGAATTGTTAAGTGAAGTTAAAAAGCTCTCCACTCTTGAAGGGAGTAGTTTGAGTGAGATTGTTGAAGAATATTTTGAGGGATTAGTATTTGATAGATGGGTTCGAGATCTTTGTGATGATCTGGGTTTGGGAGAACTTGAGCCTACAACAGAACTTGAGATCACGAAAAATAGACCCAAAGGTTTAGATGCAGCTAAAGTGGTGAGGGAATTAAGGGAGGGGCGAGTAGGAGGCATTTCCAATGTTCAAGAGTAA
- a CDS encoding type II toxin-antitoxin system VapC family toxin, with the protein MFKSNEIFYLDTSALVKRYVEEPGSEFVSEIYGDAYRGIKKLAFSYWNIAEAAVVFDKYERMLGLNAKEVTRNMLREIATLSRLYRLLIINISPHILRDSIKLILKHHIYVADALQIATAKKINSPIIVTGDKRLASIAQAEGLKALYISEH; encoded by the coding sequence ATGTTCAAGAGTAATGAAATATTCTACCTTGATACCAGCGCCTTAGTGAAGAGGTATGTTGAAGAGCCTGGCAGTGAATTTGTTAGCGAGATATATGGGGATGCTTACAGGGGCATCAAAAAGCTAGCTTTTTCCTACTGGAATATCGCCGAAGCTGCAGTGGTGTTTGACAAATATGAGAGGATGCTAGGTCTCAACGCAAAGGAAGTTACGAGAAATATGTTGAGGGAGATTGCAACACTCTCGAGACTATATAGGTTGCTCATCATCAATATAAGCCCCCATATCTTACGAGACTCCATAAAGCTTATATTAAAACACCATATCTACGTAGCTGACGCCCTCCAAATAGCCACGGCCAAAAAGATTAACAGCCCCATAATCGTTACAGGCGACAAAAGATTGGCAAGTATAGCTCAAGCTGAGGGCTTGAAAGCACTCTATATAAGCGAACACTAA
- a CDS encoding HEPN domain-containing protein codes for MTHIEEYKYLLERSRRFLETVELQLDRGFYDLAVFSLEQALQLYLKAYLLKLGLEFTKTRSIKRLLELIYKITNSEEVRDALTNYAVELGSIEDAYITSRYVAREYCEEEARKLLQTVRGVMSIVGRSINR; via the coding sequence TTGACACATATTGAGGAGTATAAGTACCTTCTGGAGAGGTCTAGGAGGTTCCTTGAAACTGTTGAATTGCAATTGGATAGAGGATTTTATGATTTAGCAGTTTTCAGTCTTGAGCAGGCTCTCCAGCTTTATCTCAAAGCATATCTTTTAAAGCTCGGATTAGAATTCACGAAGACACGGAGCATTAAAAGGCTTCTTGAACTCATATATAAAATTACGAATTCTGAGGAGGTTAGAGATGCATTAACGAATTATGCTGTTGAGCTTGGTTCAATTGAAGATGCATATATCACCTCAAGATATGTTGCTAGGGAATACTGTGAAGAGGAGGCTAGAAAACTATTACAAACAGTAAGGGGGGTGATGAGTATTGTGGGAAGATCTATTAATCGATGA
- a CDS encoding nucleotidyltransferase domain-containing protein, with protein MWEDLLIDEAKRRREIFENLDEYLKKIVEIVKKLDSNAELYLFGSVAEGKYLLSSDIDILVVSNLHPGKIIAELWSNGIDDPFEIHVITRNMLETYKRRMKLIKLNNTYTNNSQQR; from the coding sequence TTGTGGGAAGATCTATTAATCGATGAGGCTAAGAGGAGGAGGGAGATATTTGAAAATCTGGATGAGTACCTTAAGAAGATAGTTGAAATCGTTAAGAAGCTTGACTCCAATGCAGAATTATACTTGTTTGGCAGTGTAGCGGAGGGGAAATATTTGCTCTCAAGCGACATAGACATATTGGTGGTCTCGAATCTCCATCCAGGAAAAATCATTGCAGAATTATGGTCAAATGGAATAGATGACCCATTCGAAATACACGTTATAACCAGAAATATGCTGGAAACCTATAAGAGAAGAATGAAACTCATCAAACTAAACAACACATACACAAATAATTCCCAGCAAAGGTAA